A genomic segment from Thermodesulfobacteriota bacterium encodes:
- a CDS encoding peptidylprolyl isomerase encodes MNIKLDTSMGEIELEIFEDKAPKTAANFISYVKSGHYDGTIFHRVIDGFMIQGGGMTAEMKEKATGAPIPNEADNGLTNDAYTVAMARTSDPNSATAQFFINVKKNDFLNYKSKTPQGWGYAVFGKVVKGQGVVNKIKGVPTGRKGMHEDVPQTPVVINKAEVVEAP; translated from the coding sequence ATGAACATTAAACTGGACACCAGCATGGGTGAGATCGAACTGGAGATTTTCGAGGACAAGGCCCCCAAGACAGCCGCCAACTTTATCAGTTACGTCAAGTCGGGCCATTACGACGGTACCATTTTTCACCGGGTCATTGACGGGTTCATGATCCAGGGCGGCGGCATGACCGCGGAAATGAAGGAAAAAGCCACCGGTGCGCCCATTCCCAACGAAGCGGACAACGGGTTGACGAACGACGCTTACACCGTTGCCATGGCCCGTACTTCGGACCCGAACAGCGCCACGGCCCAGTTTTTTATCAACGTCAAGAAGAACGATTTTTTAAACTATAAATCCAAGACCCCGCAGGGATGGGGCTACGCGGTTTTCGGCAAGGTCGTCAAAGGCCAGGGCGTGGTCAATAAAATCAAGGGCGTACCCACGGGCAGAAAAGGCATGCACGAGGACGTTCCCCAGACACCGGTCGTGATCAACAAGGCCGAAGTCGTGGAAGCCCCGTAA
- a CDS encoding MBL fold metallo-hydrolase, whose product MMNQADLTPVCDRLFIVDTPTRGRFPMACSFLVLGSRVRALIDTGCGPEACREVLAAFDVDVVINSHCHPDHVSGNHLFAGRELWVPEQRVGEVGAVSRLCRRLVGPDPGVMAAWDFFARQGLGMRDYHPTKTFRDGDMLDFGGLTLLAVHTPGHLDDHYCFLEPDENVLLSFDIDLTGFGPFYGNPESDIALFRDSLDRIMDLRPRVVASSHRLPVTEHVMDELAAFREKFNRNATRVAAALDVPRTLDEICGLKPVFGKYIPGLEVIYSFFERCMVEKHLEEMIRQGRMQFREGKYSV is encoded by the coding sequence ATGATGAATCAGGCCGATCTGACGCCGGTCTGCGACCGGCTGTTTATCGTCGACACCCCCACCCGGGGCCGATTCCCCATGGCCTGCTCATTCCTCGTTCTTGGCTCCCGGGTGCGGGCCCTGATCGATACCGGATGCGGGCCGGAGGCCTGCCGGGAAGTGCTGGCGGCTTTCGACGTGGACGTGGTCATCAATTCTCACTGCCATCCCGATCATGTTTCCGGCAATCACCTGTTTGCGGGAAGGGAGTTGTGGGTTCCCGAACAGCGGGTGGGGGAAGTCGGCGCCGTCAGCCGCCTGTGCCGCCGTCTGGTGGGCCCTGATCCCGGGGTCATGGCCGCCTGGGATTTTTTCGCCCGCCAGGGGCTGGGCATGAGGGATTATCACCCGACAAAAACCTTCCGGGATGGTGATATGTTGGACTTCGGTGGTTTAACGCTCCTGGCGGTTCACACGCCCGGTCACCTTGACGACCACTACTGCTTCCTGGAACCGGATGAGAACGTCCTGCTTTCCTTTGATATCGATCTGACGGGTTTTGGCCCTTTTTACGGCAATCCGGAATCGGACATCGCCCTTTTCAGAGACTCCCTAGACAGGATCATGGATCTGCGGCCCCGGGTTGTGGCCAGCTCCCACCGGCTGCCGGTGACCGAACATGTCATGGACGAACTGGCCGCCTTCAGGGAGAAATTTAACAGAAACGCGACGCGGGTGGCTGCGGCGCTGGATGTTCCCCGCACCCTTGACGAGATCTGTGGTTTGAAGCCCGTGTTCGGAAAATATATTCCCGGCCTGGAAGTGATTTATTCTTTTTTTGAGCGGTGCATGGTGGAAAAGCATCTGGAAGAGATGATCCGGCAGGGCCGCATGCAATTCCGGGAAGGAAAATATTCGGTATAG
- a CDS encoding methyltransferase domain-containing protein yields MREDRIRWNRKYAERDWPAEPSEIVRRFHRLAESGLALDIGAGTGRNALFLAGRGFDVVAADIAEDGLRRVAGVHENVHPLCVDLDVYDIPEGRFQLIVNIMFLSRRLFPHIIHGLAPGGLLIFETVIDFPGSGGRRHSRDFRLDENELLRAFLPLHVLYYEETEKATDEGVARIAALVARKK; encoded by the coding sequence ATGCGCGAAGACCGGATCCGCTGGAACAGAAAATACGCCGAAAGGGATTGGCCCGCCGAGCCGTCCGAAATCGTGCGACGTTTTCACCGTCTGGCTGAATCGGGCCTGGCCCTGGACATCGGCGCGGGAACCGGCCGGAACGCGCTGTTTCTGGCCGGCCGGGGGTTTGATGTGGTGGCGGCCGACATCGCCGAAGACGGGCTGCGGCGCGTGGCCGGCGTCCACGAAAACGTCCACCCCCTGTGCGTCGACCTGGATGTTTACGATATTCCGGAGGGCCGGTTTCAGCTTATCGTCAACATCATGTTTTTAAGCCGCCGCCTTTTCCCCCATATCATTCACGGGCTGGCGCCCGGCGGCCTGTTGATTTTTGAAACTGTCATCGATTTTCCGGGGAGCGGTGGCCGCCGGCACTCACGGGATTTCCGCCTCGATGAGAACGAACTGCTGCGAGCGTTCCTGCCGCTTCACGTCCTTTATTATGAAGAAACGGAAAAAGCCACGGATGAGGGTGTGGCGCGTATAGCGGCGCTGGTCGCCAGAAAGAAATAA
- a CDS encoding PaaI family thioesterase, producing MEFTREMIDLVNQNPLYQAMGIRIESAEEGEVTARLEPTPSMCWPFPGQPHGGVLFTLMDTTMAWAAISAQEEAGSCTTIHLDIQYTHPARGPAFSCRAEVVSRTKRISFIKAAIHDPDGLMLAMGQGTYRLIKGTIV from the coding sequence ATGGAATTTACCCGGGAAATGATCGATCTGGTGAATCAGAACCCCCTCTATCAGGCCATGGGAATCCGGATTGAATCGGCCGAAGAGGGGGAAGTGACCGCGCGCCTTGAGCCGACGCCGTCCATGTGCTGGCCCTTTCCCGGGCAGCCCCACGGCGGGGTGCTGTTCACGCTCATGGATACCACCATGGCCTGGGCCGCCATCTCCGCCCAGGAGGAGGCGGGTTCCTGCACGACCATTCACCTGGATATCCAGTATACCCACCCCGCCCGGGGACCGGCTTTTTCCTGCCGGGCCGAGGTCGTGTCCCGGACAAAGCGGATCAGTTTCATCAAAGCGGCCATCCATGACCCGGACGGGCTGATGCTGGCCATGGGGCAGGGCACTTACCGTCTTATCAAGGGAACTATTGTCTGA
- a CDS encoding EFR1 family ferrodoxin (N-terminal region resembles flavodoxins. C-terminal ferrodoxin region binds two 4Fe-4S clusters.): MDTRRSFLIKGVAGCLAIMLPAGTAGCSPVKSHPGLKTRSPRRALVAWYSQTGHTRRIGKIIGSEWIRAGLSVDLTDYRDINSSDLAGYDLIALGTPVYYMDVPVNLRRWIRALPSLAGIPVAAYVTYGGHGDGQHHTACGLLEELARKGAVPGGMDTYGNMSTFAPTWSMGNEKRTLKYKDRPNEQTYARARRFAADLLEKVRAGQSHEIDREFGLDSLTRLLPQVWFTRLMIGRHYIDKDTCIECGLCRDNCPVDAIDLSEKTIDRDRCLVCLGCVNNCPAGAVRMTFMGSDVYGFQEFLKRNNITILEPQL; this comes from the coding sequence ATGGATACCAGAAGATCATTTCTTATCAAGGGGGTGGCCGGATGCCTGGCGATCATGCTGCCGGCCGGGACGGCGGGTTGCTCCCCGGTTAAATCCCATCCCGGCCTCAAAACCCGTTCTCCCCGCCGGGCACTGGTTGCCTGGTACAGTCAGACGGGGCATACCCGGCGGATCGGCAAAATTATCGGAAGCGAATGGATCCGGGCCGGGCTGTCCGTTGACCTGACCGATTACCGCGACATCAATTCTTCCGACCTGGCCGGCTACGACCTGATCGCGCTGGGCACGCCCGTTTATTATATGGATGTGCCCGTCAACCTCCGCCGCTGGATCCGGGCCCTGCCTTCCCTGGCAGGCATTCCGGTGGCGGCTTATGTGACCTATGGCGGTCATGGTGACGGCCAGCATCATACCGCCTGCGGGCTACTGGAGGAACTGGCCCGAAAGGGCGCCGTTCCCGGGGGCATGGACACATACGGTAACATGTCGACTTTTGCGCCGACCTGGTCCATGGGAAATGAAAAACGGACATTAAAATATAAAGACCGGCCGAATGAACAAACTTACGCCCGGGCGCGGCGGTTTGCCGCCGATTTGCTCGAGAAGGTCCGCGCGGGCCAGAGCCATGAAATCGACCGGGAGTTCGGGCTGGACTCCCTGACCCGATTGCTGCCCCAGGTCTGGTTTACCCGGCTGATGATTGGCCGGCATTATATTGATAAAGATACCTGCATTGAATGCGGCTTATGCCGGGACAACTGCCCCGTCGATGCCATCGACCTGTCCGAAAAAACGATCGATCGCGACCGCTGCCTGGTCTGCCTCGGCTGCGTCAATAACTGCCCGGCCGGGGCCGTCAGGATGACGTTCATGGGCAGCGATGTTTACGGCTTTCAGGAATTTCTCAAGCGCAACAACATCACCATTCTCGAGCCGCAGTTGTAA
- a CDS encoding CGGC domain-containing protein, whose product MKKVVVVACGAYMDNGYGCPGEWRCLKAAAMGDGSFGEPAQVLAFVKCTCPGRPTVANVGMAIKALEIKPDAIHLSSCMAKAVPGCPYTNPEEMAKALEDKFGIKVIAGTHSYT is encoded by the coding sequence ATGAAAAAAGTAGTCGTAGTGGCCTGCGGCGCATACATGGATAACGGCTATGGCTGCCCCGGAGAATGGCGCTGCCTGAAAGCGGCAGCCATGGGTGACGGCTCTTTCGGCGAACCGGCCCAGGTGCTGGCCTTTGTCAAATGCACCTGCCCGGGCCGGCCGACGGTCGCCAACGTGGGCATGGCCATCAAGGCTCTGGAGATAAAGCCGGACGCGATTCACTTGAGTTCCTGCATGGCCAAGGCGGTTCCCGGTTGCCCCTACACGAACCCGGAAGAAATGGCCAAAGCCCTGGAGGATAAGTTCGGGATCAAGGTTATCGCCGGCACCCACAGCTATACATAA
- a CDS encoding 1,4-dihydroxy-6-naphthoate synthase, which yields MTRLSLAFSPCPNDTFMFHALLHGLVDTGGLEYAAHLHDIDELNEFAFSGLFDVTKMSFFAYLKLQDNYRLLDAGAALGFGCGPLLVARNLEAFSPDATIAIPGEMTTASLLLQLWNPGIHHTVVTRFDDILPGVARGVYDAGLIIHEGRFVYQNYGCRKIVDLGQWWEEETGLPIPLGCIAVKKASPAMDHREAIQTDIRQSIQYAVNHPETSRDFIRKHAQEMDDQVIDGHIQLYVNPFSLELGEVGEAAICKLEEMALWADIL from the coding sequence ATGACCCGATTGAGCCTGGCGTTCTCGCCCTGCCCCAACGACACCTTCATGTTTCATGCCCTCCTGCACGGCCTTGTCGACACCGGCGGCCTGGAATATGCTGCCCATCTGCATGACATCGACGAGCTTAACGAATTTGCTTTTTCGGGACTTTTTGACGTGACCAAGATGTCCTTCTTCGCCTACCTGAAGCTGCAGGACAACTACCGGCTGCTGGACGCCGGCGCGGCCCTGGGGTTCGGCTGCGGCCCCCTGCTGGTAGCCCGCAACCTGGAGGCGTTCTCGCCGGACGCCACCATTGCCATCCCGGGAGAGATGACCACGGCCAGTCTCCTGCTGCAGCTGTGGAACCCGGGCATCCACCACACGGTGGTAACCCGATTTGACGACATTCTCCCGGGCGTGGCCCGGGGTGTTTATGACGCCGGCCTGATCATTCACGAAGGCCGGTTTGTTTATCAGAATTACGGCTGCCGGAAGATCGTGGACCTGGGCCAGTGGTGGGAGGAAGAAACCGGCCTGCCGATTCCGCTGGGGTGCATCGCCGTCAAAAAAGCGTCACCGGCCATGGATCACCGTGAGGCCATACAGACAGACATCCGGCAATCCATTCAATACGCCGTCAACCATCCGGAAACGTCCCGGGATTTTATCAGAAAACACGCCCAGGAAATGGACGACCAGGTTATCGACGGGCATATTCAACTGTACGTCAACCCCTTTTCCCTGGAACTGGGGGAAGTGGGCGAGGCGGCGATCTGCAAACTGGAGGAGATGGCGCTGTGGGCGGACATTCTGTGA
- a CDS encoding ubiquinone/menaquinone biosynthesis methyltransferase encodes MQEYTYKINNDSPQEKKRFVRGLFDAIVPTYDLLNHVLSFGTDIVWRKNIFRHIQNVKGKAVVDLACGTGDLSLLLDRHGAAVASLDFSLAMLEKGVRKKAIRHFPVAGDAACLPFADNAFAVATIAFGIRNIPDINVFMGEAFRVLAPGGELVILELTRPANPLIRFGYTLYLTRLLPVIGGLLSGHRQAYQYLARTISTFISPENIRKMLLEHGFASTRLIPQCFGVAAIIIARKETP; translated from the coding sequence ATGCAAGAATATACTTACAAGATCAACAACGATTCCCCCCAGGAGAAAAAGCGGTTCGTGCGCGGACTGTTCGACGCCATCGTGCCCACCTACGACCTGCTCAACCATGTCTTGTCTTTCGGCACGGACATTGTCTGGCGAAAAAATATTTTCAGACATATTCAGAACGTGAAAGGCAAAGCCGTCGTTGACCTGGCCTGCGGCACCGGCGACCTGTCGCTGTTACTGGACAGGCACGGCGCCGCCGTGGCGTCACTGGATTTTTCTCTGGCCATGCTGGAAAAAGGCGTGCGGAAAAAAGCCATCCGCCACTTTCCCGTGGCCGGCGACGCCGCCTGCCTGCCTTTTGCCGACAACGCCTTTGCCGTGGCCACCATCGCCTTCGGCATCCGCAACATACCGGACATCAACGTGTTCATGGGCGAAGCCTTCCGGGTGCTGGCGCCCGGGGGCGAACTGGTCATCCTGGAACTGACCCGGCCGGCCAACCCGCTGATACGTTTCGGATACACCCTGTACCTGACCCGGCTGCTGCCGGTTATCGGCGGTCTGCTGTCGGGTCACCGCCAGGCCTATCAGTATCTGGCCCGGACGATTTCCACTTTTATCAGCCCGGAAAACATCCGGAAAATGCTACTTGAACACGGGTTCGCGTCCACCCGGCTGATTCCCCAGTGTTTCGGCGTGGCGGCCATCATCATCGCCAGAAAGGAAACGCCATGA
- a CDS encoding four helix bundle protein — protein MLKNYKELKVWQKAYALCLDVYKLTTAFPGDEKYGLRLQIRRSAVSIPSNIAEGYGRRTTADYIRMLYIAYGSVCELETQILLAGDLGFIRIDNFNRTKTDISEIERMLKALIKSLEQKSIEV, from the coding sequence ATGTTAAAGAACTATAAAGAGCTGAAGGTGTGGCAAAAAGCGTACGCGCTATGCTTGGATGTATATAAACTGACAACGGCCTTTCCGGGTGATGAAAAATATGGTTTGCGACTACAGATAAGAAGATCGGCTGTTTCTATCCCGTCTAATATCGCGGAAGGATACGGCAGAAGAACAACCGCTGATTATATCCGGATGCTTTACATTGCTTATGGTTCGGTTTGTGAACTGGAAACCCAGATTCTGTTAGCCGGGGATTTAGGCTTTATCAGAATAGACAACTTTAACCGAACAAAAACTGATATTTCAGAGATTGAAAGGATGCTGAAAGCTTTGATAAAATCTCTCGAACAGAAATCAATTGAGGTCTGA
- a CDS encoding CofH family radical SAM protein — protein MVINNELCEKIYAGKRLTPMEALELFGWDLIDLGKAADFRMRLAHPENTVGFILDRIINFTNICRAGCAFCAFHARAGLIDPYELSFEEIEAKIAALMEAGGTQVMLQGGLHPDYGLKQYTQLLENVKARFPGIWLHSFSPAEVIHISEKEEMPVKGVIGALKNAGLDSMPGASDLLVDRIRNTVSPKKLTVSQWKEVMTALADQGLPSSATMTYGMGETIAEKIEHLVVVREVADRTGNIQAFIPWSFSPARTRLEHIVPATGVDYLKVVAISRIFLDNIRYIQAGWLTEGVRLAQIALSFGANDMGGVLTEELVVKATGVTTTSSRDEMIALVKNAGRAPVQRDSLYKIVHKY, from the coding sequence GTGGTTATAAACAACGAGCTTTGTGAAAAAATATACGCGGGCAAAAGATTGACGCCGATGGAGGCACTGGAGCTGTTTGGCTGGGACCTGATCGATCTGGGAAAAGCCGCGGATTTCAGGATGCGCCTGGCCCATCCGGAGAACACGGTCGGATTCATCCTTGACCGGATCATCAACTTTACCAATATCTGCCGGGCCGGTTGCGCCTTCTGCGCCTTTCACGCCCGGGCCGGCCTGATCGACCCGTATGAACTTTCCTTTGAGGAGATCGAAGCGAAGATCGCGGCCCTGATGGAGGCGGGCGGCACCCAGGTCATGCTCCAGGGCGGCCTGCATCCGGATTACGGACTGAAGCAGTACACGCAGCTGCTGGAAAATGTGAAAGCCCGGTTCCCCGGCATCTGGCTGCACTCCTTTTCGCCGGCCGAGGTGATCCATATCAGTGAAAAAGAAGAGATGCCCGTCAAAGGCGTGATCGGCGCCCTGAAGAACGCCGGGCTGGATTCCATGCCGGGCGCCTCCGACCTGCTGGTGGATCGGATCCGCAACACCGTCAGCCCGAAAAAACTGACTGTTTCCCAGTGGAAAGAAGTCATGACCGCCCTGGCTGATCAGGGCCTGCCGTCATCAGCCACCATGACCTACGGCATGGGCGAAACCATTGCCGAAAAAATCGAACATCTGGTGGTAGTCCGTGAAGTGGCCGACCGGACCGGCAACATTCAGGCCTTCATCCCCTGGTCTTTCTCCCCTGCCCGGACCCGCCTTGAGCATATCGTCCCGGCCACCGGCGTGGATTATCTCAAGGTCGTGGCTATTTCCCGGATCTTTCTGGACAACATCCGCTATATCCAGGCCGGCTGGCTGACCGAAGGGGTGCGGCTGGCCCAGATCGCTCTCTCCTTTGGCGCCAATGACATGGGCGGCGTGCTTACCGAAGAACTGGTCGTCAAGGCCACGGGGGTAACCACCACCTCGTCCCGCGACGAGATGATCGCGCTGGTTAAAAACGCGGGGAGGGCGCCGGTGCAGAGAGATTCCTTATACAAAATTGTTCACAAGTACTGA
- a CDS encoding menaquinone biosynthesis protein, whose product MKLGYIDFLNCYPFYYHMFEKAPVPGVTVVPGYPGKLNAMMAAGDLDMGPISSATCADIHDDIMVLPDFCLSSIGYVGSVSLASQCPIEELDGKIVGVTSASHTSAVLLKTLLKKYYQADPTYVTTAPRPTLDGLDAALLIGNDAMVCATRPVPYRYDLGDLWLRKTGYPVVFAVFVVRQDAVKRFLPEIKAVIDSYHLSLDCLKQQKELVIRKAAQKYEDVLYDLDEYYKTLKFEFTDRLKAALMFYFEQAAGLGLIKTVKELKVLSD is encoded by the coding sequence ATGAAACTGGGCTATATTGATTTTTTAAACTGCTATCCGTTCTACTATCACATGTTCGAAAAGGCGCCGGTTCCCGGCGTGACGGTGGTGCCGGGGTACCCGGGCAAGTTGAACGCCATGATGGCGGCCGGCGACCTGGACATGGGTCCCATCTCTTCGGCCACCTGCGCCGACATTCATGACGACATCATGGTGCTGCCGGACTTCTGTTTAAGTTCAATCGGTTATGTGGGTTCGGTCTCGCTGGCGTCGCAATGCCCCATCGAGGAACTGGACGGAAAAATCGTGGGCGTGACCAGCGCCTCCCACACGTCGGCGGTACTGCTCAAAACCCTGCTGAAAAAATACTATCAGGCCGATCCGACCTATGTCACCACCGCCCCCCGGCCCACGCTGGATGGGTTGGACGCGGCCCTGCTCATCGGCAACGACGCCATGGTCTGCGCCACCCGGCCGGTCCCTTACCGCTACGATTTGGGCGACCTGTGGTTAAGGAAGACGGGCTACCCGGTGGTCTTTGCTGTATTCGTCGTCAGGCAGGACGCCGTGAAGCGTTTTCTGCCGGAAATAAAGGCGGTCATTGATTCTTATCATCTGTCTCTGGATTGCCTCAAGCAGCAGAAGGAGCTGGTCATTCGCAAGGCCGCGCAAAAATATGAGGACGTGTTATACGACCTGGATGAATACTATAAAACCTTGAAATTTGAATTTACCGACCGGTTGAAAGCGGCTTTGATGTTTTATTTTGAACAGGCCGCGGGACTGGGATTGATTAAGACGGTAAAAGAGTTAAAAGTTTTAAGTGATTAA
- a CDS encoding CofH family radical SAM protein, with amino-acid sequence MPLPDIIQSRDLKSIARKVEEDRPISSADALTLLTASDILDLGAMAHHIRTRMHGRTTYYGVNRNLNYTNICELRCPLCAFSKDPGEEGAYLLSLDEIEKTVSRAVTDGLDEIHIVGGLHPDVTLDYAEEMIRTVRRVGPGLFIVAFTAVEYDYFAQKSGLPVEQVLKRLIAAGVNSLPGGGAEIFSPDIRSRIAPKKISGDRWLEVMRTAHHLGLKTNATMLYNHVESSGNIADHLLRIRKLQDETGGFKTFVPLRFHGANTGVREKRTVSGYDDIRVYATARIVLHNIPHIKGLWMYLGDKIAQVMQHFGVDDIGGTYHQEKVVHAAGAATPDYGSEPFLRRLIENAGFEPKRATAGYSS; translated from the coding sequence ATGCCGTTACCCGATATCATACAAAGCCGTGATCTGAAAAGCATCGCCAGGAAGGTAGAGGAAGACCGGCCGATCTCTTCGGCCGACGCCCTGACCCTGCTGACCGCCAGCGACATCCTCGACCTGGGGGCCATGGCCCACCACATCCGCACGCGGATGCACGGCCGGACCACCTACTACGGGGTCAACCGGAACCTGAACTATACCAACATCTGTGAACTGCGCTGCCCGTTATGCGCTTTCTCAAAAGACCCGGGAGAGGAAGGCGCCTACCTTCTTTCTCTGGACGAGATTGAAAAGACTGTTTCCCGGGCAGTAACGGACGGGCTGGATGAAATTCATATTGTCGGCGGTCTGCACCCGGACGTGACCCTGGATTACGCCGAAGAGATGATCCGCACCGTGCGACGAGTCGGGCCGGGCCTGTTTATCGTGGCCTTTACCGCCGTGGAGTATGACTACTTCGCGCAAAAAAGCGGCCTGCCCGTGGAGCAGGTGCTAAAACGGCTGATTGCGGCCGGCGTCAACTCCCTGCCCGGCGGCGGCGCGGAAATTTTCTCCCCGGACATCAGAAGCCGGATCGCCCCCAAAAAGATCTCCGGTGACCGCTGGCTGGAGGTGATGCGGACGGCCCACCACCTGGGGCTCAAGACCAACGCCACCATGCTGTACAATCATGTCGAAAGCTCCGGCAACATCGCCGACCACCTGCTTCGGATCCGCAAGCTCCAGGATGAGACCGGCGGATTCAAGACCTTCGTGCCGCTGCGGTTTCACGGGGCCAACACCGGCGTGCGGGAAAAGAGAACGGTCTCCGGTTATGATGACATCCGCGTCTATGCCACGGCCCGGATCGTCCTGCACAACATTCCCCACATCAAAGGGCTGTGGATGTATTTAGGCGACAAGATCGCCCAGGTGATGCAGCATTTCGGCGTGGACGACATCGGCGGGACTTACCATCAGGAAAAAGTGGTCCATGCCGCCGGCGCGGCCACTCCGGATTACGGGTCGGAACCATTTCTGCGGCGGCTGATCGAAAACGCGGGATTTGAGCCGAAACGCGCCACGGCGGGATATTCATCATGA
- a CDS encoding UbiX family flavin prenyltransferase, whose protein sequence is MIVVGISGASGPIMGIRLIEELLRSKEEVMAVVSPAARQIIGHELPEAGAKYPGLSGIIKKRGRVKKTAGLTEYDNTDFFAPMASGTANFEAVVVVPCSMKTLAAIAAGFADTLITRACDVALKEKRRCVIVPRETPLNLIHVRNLYQAAQAGVEILPPVPGFYTRPETVDDVVDFIVGKILSLLERKHTLFKEWGSE, encoded by the coding sequence ATGATTGTCGTGGGCATATCCGGGGCCAGCGGGCCGATCATGGGCATCCGCCTGATCGAAGAACTGCTGCGGTCAAAGGAAGAGGTCATGGCCGTGGTGTCGCCGGCCGCCCGGCAGATCATCGGACACGAGTTACCGGAGGCGGGCGCCAAATATCCCGGCCTGTCCGGCATCATCAAAAAACGCGGCCGGGTGAAAAAGACGGCCGGACTGACCGAGTATGACAACACCGATTTTTTCGCGCCCATGGCCAGCGGCACGGCTAATTTTGAGGCGGTGGTGGTGGTACCCTGTTCCATGAAGACCCTGGCCGCCATTGCCGCCGGGTTTGCCGACACGCTTATCACCCGGGCCTGCGACGTGGCCTTGAAAGAAAAACGGCGTTGCGTCATCGTTCCCCGGGAGACCCCGCTGAACCTGATTCACGTGCGGAATCTTTACCAGGCGGCTCAAGCCGGCGTGGAGATCCTGCCGCCGGTGCCCGGTTTTTACACCCGGCCGGAAACCGTGGATGACGTGGTCGATTTTATCGTGGGAAAAATTTTAAGCCTGCTGGAAAGAAAACATACGCTCTTTAAGGAATGGGGGAGCGAATAG
- a CDS encoding UbiA-like polyprenyltransferase: MDFKTFSKLIMIEQTLFALPFALLGVLFAGGGTFGDWVWVAVALAAARTAGMSFNRVIDADIDAKNPRTAERALPKGDVSRTEVWLTALAACLIFVFAAWMLNPLCFYLSFAGVFLLFTYSFFKRFSSSSHFYLGLIEAAAPIGGFLAVTGEFAFLPFVLGFIILAWIAGLDIVYALQDLEFDRGHGLHSLPVTLGKERALQVSALCYGGSIAAMILAGLMSGQKGPYWTGLIAIAAIFVYQQTLARKPDIKRASLIIFKINGWVAPILLAGALMSYVVK; the protein is encoded by the coding sequence ATGGATTTTAAGACGTTTTCCAAGCTGATCATGATCGAGCAGACTTTGTTCGCGCTGCCGTTTGCCCTGCTGGGGGTGCTGTTTGCCGGGGGCGGGACCTTCGGGGATTGGGTCTGGGTGGCGGTGGCCCTGGCCGCGGCCCGGACCGCCGGCATGTCTTTCAATCGCGTCATCGACGCCGACATCGACGCGAAAAATCCGCGCACGGCCGAGCGGGCCCTGCCAAAGGGTGACGTCAGCCGGACGGAGGTGTGGCTGACCGCCCTGGCCGCCTGCCTGATCTTTGTTTTCGCGGCCTGGATGCTCAACCCCCTCTGCTTTTACCTGTCATTCGCCGGGGTGTTTCTTCTGTTTACCTACTCCTTTTTCAAGCGGTTTTCGTCCTCGTCCCATTTCTACCTGGGCCTGATCGAAGCGGCCGCGCCCATCGGCGGATTTCTGGCTGTGACCGGCGAATTCGCCTTTCTGCCGTTTGTCCTGGGCTTTATCATTCTGGCCTGGATCGCGGGACTTGATATCGTGTACGCCCTCCAGGACCTGGAGTTTGACCGCGGCCACGGCCTGCATTCCCTGCCGGTCACCCTGGGCAAAGAGCGGGCCCTGCAGGTGTCGGCCCTGTGCTATGGCGGGTCAATAGCGGCCATGATTCTGGCCGGGCTGATGAGCGGGCAAAAAGGGCCGTACTGGACCGGGTTGATCGCCATTGCCGCGATATTCGTTTACCAGCAGACGTTGGCCCGGAAGCCGGACATCAAAAGGGCGTCATTGATAATCTTTAAAATCAATGGCTGGGTGGCGCCGATATTGTTAGCCGGGGCGTTGATGAGTTATGTGGTTAAGTGA